One segment of Pontibacter akesuensis DNA contains the following:
- a CDS encoding sialidase family protein, producing MKLLQSKIFIVLLSGLLLVSCKEDSKTDPDTPAPITSAPDDLPPTDTSTPNLTITWEETAVKVSHDVYSAEYGRAHRVKGDTVLLTYHYGPLGNEWDNIAIRRSIDGGENWSTAETLMADDNPNYYGFSNPELITLQNGDVLLAYTGRGRPDDNAHANIQIRVSKDRGWTFGPPQIVTTGRSWEPAMIQLPDGEIELFYSSEAKWWSGPGDTAEQQEILMVRSTDNGATWSYPVQVAYTSGMRDGMAVPLVLQNGKGMVFPVESVNNTASPWILWSSMEARWDYAGVGTIQNERRWLATRAPIWGGAPFIIQLPSGQTVLSVQDRGGRTIGSDWKKNTMLVLVGNSVAKNFSNISYPWPGLPVNEGAYYSSLFLKDPQTLVIITTRNYANGHSEVYWKEGHIQ from the coding sequence ATGAAGTTACTCCAAAGCAAAATTTTTATAGTGCTGCTAAGTGGGCTGTTGCTGGTTTCCTGCAAAGAGGATTCAAAAACAGACCCGGATACCCCGGCCCCTATTACGAGTGCTCCCGACGACCTGCCACCGACGGACACCTCCACGCCCAACCTAACGATAACGTGGGAAGAAACGGCCGTGAAAGTGTCGCATGACGTGTACTCGGCAGAGTATGGGCGGGCGCACCGGGTGAAAGGTGACACGGTGCTACTTACGTATCATTATGGCCCTTTGGGGAATGAATGGGATAACATTGCCATCCGCAGAAGTATAGACGGTGGCGAAAACTGGTCCACTGCAGAAACGCTGATGGCCGACGATAATCCGAATTACTACGGCTTTTCCAACCCTGAACTGATCACGCTTCAGAATGGCGACGTGCTTTTGGCTTATACAGGTCGCGGCAGGCCGGATGACAACGCACATGCCAACATCCAGATCCGCGTGAGTAAGGACCGGGGCTGGACTTTTGGACCACCACAGATTGTAACAACCGGACGCTCCTGGGAACCCGCCATGATCCAGCTGCCGGACGGCGAAATAGAGCTTTTTTACTCCAGCGAAGCCAAGTGGTGGAGTGGCCCGGGCGATACAGCTGAGCAGCAGGAGATACTCATGGTGCGCTCCACGGATAATGGCGCTACCTGGTCGTATCCTGTTCAGGTGGCTTATACTTCCGGAATGCGCGACGGCATGGCGGTGCCACTGGTGCTGCAGAACGGGAAGGGAATGGTGTTTCCGGTGGAGTCTGTTAACAACACGGCCTCGCCCTGGATTCTATGGTCTTCTATGGAGGCGCGTTGGGATTATGCCGGTGTAGGTACCATCCAAAATGAAAGGCGCTGGCTGGCTACCCGGGCACCCATATGGGGCGGCGCTCCCTTCATCATTCAACTGCCTTCCGGCCAAACCGTGTTGTCGGTGCAGGACAGGGGCGGCAGAACGATCGGGTCGGACTGGAAAAAGAACACCATGCTGGTGCTGGTCGGAAACAGCGTAGCCAAGAACTTCTCAAACATCAGCTATCCCTGGCCGGGCCTGCCGGTAAATGAAGGGGCCTATTACAGCTCACTCTTTTTAAAGGACCCACAAACGCTGGTAATCATCACCACCCGAAACTATGCGAACGGGCACAGCGAAGTATACTGGAAGGAGGGGCACATACAATAG
- a CDS encoding glycoside hydrolase family 172 protein: MKKIFTLMACICFAAGAFAQKAGNFNGLEMGMGNIYRLSDAETRSISPENFTGEKGKGGMATLEEGVHGKQARELGQGWKVNPFVWIEGGQTVTLADIEGPGAIQHIWMTPTGNWRHTILRFYWDNEKEPSIEVPVGDFFGMGWGEYAPLNSLPIAVNPGSAFNSFWPMPFRKKCRITLENLSTDRMNVFYQIDYALTKVPDDAAYFHAQFRRSNPTQGAIHTLIDGIKGKGHYVGTYLAWQVNNKGWWGEGEIKFYMDGDKKFPTINGTGAEDYFLGSYNFENKKTNEYEEYSTPYAGLHQVIRPDGLYNSQQRFGMYRWHIMDPIRFDKDLRVTIQDLGWRSEHRYLQQKSDISSVVYWYQTEPHAPFPKLPSKNELEVI; this comes from the coding sequence ATGAAGAAAATCTTTACACTTATGGCCTGTATCTGCTTTGCAGCAGGCGCTTTTGCACAGAAAGCAGGCAACTTTAACGGGCTTGAGATGGGCATGGGCAATATTTACCGCCTGTCAGATGCCGAAACCCGCTCCATCAGCCCCGAGAACTTTACAGGAGAAAAAGGCAAGGGCGGCATGGCTACGCTGGAGGAGGGCGTGCACGGCAAGCAGGCCCGCGAACTGGGGCAGGGATGGAAAGTGAATCCCTTCGTCTGGATAGAAGGCGGGCAGACCGTAACACTGGCAGATATTGAGGGACCCGGTGCGATTCAGCACATCTGGATGACACCGACCGGCAACTGGCGGCACACGATCCTGCGCTTTTACTGGGACAATGAAAAAGAACCGTCGATAGAGGTGCCGGTAGGAGACTTTTTCGGGATGGGGTGGGGCGAGTATGCACCGCTGAACTCACTGCCTATTGCGGTGAATCCGGGCAGCGCCTTCAACTCCTTCTGGCCGATGCCCTTCCGCAAGAAGTGCCGCATTACGCTCGAAAACCTGAGCACCGACCGCATGAACGTGTTTTACCAGATCGACTATGCTTTAACAAAAGTACCTGACGATGCGGCATACTTCCATGCACAGTTCAGGAGAAGCAACCCCACGCAAGGCGCCATCCATACCTTGATAGACGGCATTAAGGGCAAAGGGCACTATGTGGGCACCTATCTGGCCTGGCAGGTAAATAACAAAGGCTGGTGGGGCGAAGGCGAGATTAAGTTCTACATGGACGGCGATAAAAAATTCCCGACCATCAACGGCACCGGGGCAGAGGATTACTTTCTGGGCTCCTACAACTTCGAGAATAAGAAGACGAATGAGTACGAGGAATACTCCACACCCTATGCCGGCCTGCACCAGGTGATTCGGCCCGATGGCCTGTACAACTCGCAGCAGCGCTTTGGCATGTACCGTTGGCACATCATGGACCCCATCCGTTTTGATAAAGATTTACGCGTAACAATACAGGACCTGGGTTGGAGAAGCGAGCACCGTTACCTGCAGCAGAAGTCAGACATCAGCTCGGTGGTGTACTGGTACCAAACCGAGCCGCACGCGCCGTTTCCAAAGCTTCCGTCTAAAAACGAGCTGGAGGTGATATAA